The genomic window GCGGAGGCGTCCCGACGCGGCCGGACTCCTGCCCGAGATCGAGAGGCTCGCCCTCGGCACGCACGACCTGCGCGAACTCGCGCTTCTGGCAGACCTGCGCACGGGCACTCCGGATCTGTCCGCCGATGACATTCTCGAGGCCGAGCGCATCGTCGGAGGCGCGGGAACATCCACAGTCGAGCGCCTCGGCTTGACCGAGGGCGCGGATCGGCGCGCCGTCCGCGAGCGCATCGACCAGCTGCTCACGCGATGGCGGGGGATCGCGGAATCGCCCCTCAGCGAGCGGGCGACCATCGAGATATGCCGCACGGTCACACGCAGCGTGGAGGGAGTCGCGTCAGAGCTCCCCACTCGCCGTGCTGCTGCCGCCGCCGCTGCCGTTGCGGACGTCGTGACGACGGGCGGTCCAGCGCAGCGCCGGCGGTAGCAGGCTGAAGAGCAGTCCCAGCAGTCCCAGAGCGAGCTCCACCCGCAGCAGCTGCTGCAGCGGCGCACCGCGCTCGCCCATCGCAATGAGCTCCTGTGCCACGAGGTAGACGACGGTCTGCACGATGAGCGACCCGAAGAGCCACCAGCGCACGTTCGGCCGACGGTTGGCGAACGAGACGAGGAACATGATCTGCAGCGCGATGAGCGACACGGTCAGACCGAACGCCGACCAGAAGAGGATGTCCGCTGTCAGGGTGTAGGTGGCTGCGGCTCGCGATCCGTCGACCGCCTTGATCCGATCGACGATGTCGGGATGCTGCGCCTGACGGATGACGAACAGATAGACCACCGCGGCGCCGCCCGCGATCAGGCTGAGGACCCAGAGCACCTGGCTGATCCGCACGACGAGCGGCGGAGGCAGCTTGACGAGCACAGGCGCGGCCGCCTTGTCGGTCAGCGCAGGGCGTGGGGGAGGTTCGCTCCGCGGATCCGACGGCGGCCGCGCCTGTGGAGTCGGCACCGTTTGGCGGCGGCGGCCCCCGCCTGCGGGTGCGAGTTCAGAACTCGTCATCGGAGGTCGGTTCGACGACGATCGCCGTCTCCGTGGTCTCGAACGCGGCGTTCGCGTCGGCCTCTGCGGCGGTCTCGGTGTACGTCGTCGCCGACGAGTCGTACGACACGTCTTCGGCGGTCTCCGCGGGCTCTGCCGGCTCGGCGGTGGATGTGTCGGTGAACGAGTCCTCGACGGCGACCGTCGTCGATTCGTCTGTGAACGACTCTTCGACGACGACATCGGTCGAGGCATCCGTCGTGGTCGACGTGTCGGTCGTCTCGTTGTACGAGTCTTCGACGACGGTCTCGGTCGTCTCGTTGCCGACGACCGCGTCGTTCCCTGCCGTGATGGTGGTGGAGTTGTCCTCGGTCTGCTCGATAGACACGTCCTCGCCGGCGGCGATGGCCTCGTCGCCGGACGCCACGACGGCCTCCTGGTCGAAGACCTGCGTCACGTCACCGTCTGCCCAGATGTTCTGGTTCACCGACTGGTCGACGATCGTGTCGCTGTCGTCGATCCAAGCGAAGTTCTGGACCACGTTGTTGATCTCGCGAACGACGGGATCCGACGACGGCTGTGCCTGGTTCGAACCGCCGTGCGGGTTCGAATGCGGAACGACGGTGGTGCGCTCGACGATGACGGGCGTCACTGCGGCGACATCGGCGGCGCTGACGTGTGACAAGCCGCGTGCACTGAGTGCACCGTGCGGATCGTCCTCGAATTCGGCGGCCGCGTCCGGATCTCGCAGGAGGCTCAGGATGAATTCGATCAACGCCTCGGCGATGGTCGCGAGAGTCACGCTCATAGTCGTCTCCTCATGCTACAAATCTGTCTCGACCGTATGGCGATCGGCGGGGTGTCCGCGTCGGGGATTGTCCCCCGTCAACCGGGGGGCGACTAGGGGGCCCCCACGTCTTCGTCCTTGCTCCCCTGTAGGGGAAGTGGCCGCCGGCGCGCTCATGCGATATCCCTGCCGGCGTGGATCGGTTCTTGAGGGGCGGAGGCATCCTCGAAGACGAGGCGGAGCTTCGCGATGAGATCCGAGCGTGACGTCGCGCCGAGTCGGCGACGGATGCGGGCGATGTGGTGCTCTGCGGTCCGGGGGGAGATGAAGATCGACATTCCGATCTCGCTGTACGTCTTCCCCTGCAGGACGAGGAGCGCGACCTCGCGCTCACGTGCGCTGAGGACCGCGTCGCCGCCGTGTCCCTGAGGGGTGGAAGCGGTCGACAGATCGTCGCGAGCGTCCGCGGTGTCGTCGCGCGGATGGAGCCGGCGTGCGCACGCCAGCAGGCGCGTGATGTCTCTCCGATCGTCCGAGCGTCCCGCTCCGTGGCCGGCCAGACGTGCCCCGTCCCAGGCCAGGCCGACATCCGCGAGGCCGAGAGCCGCCTCCTCCACTGCGTCGGGGTCGACGGTGCCCGCGAGGACCGACGTCCAGACCCGGCCCGCCTGCGCCATGCGCGACGCGAGCCGGCTCTGCGGCGCGACGGCGACGAGAGCCCTGGCGTGGGGTCTGAGCGCATCGGGGCTGTTGGCGAGGATCCCCCGCTGGATGCCTGCCCAGTGCAGGTGAGCCGACCACAGCGGCGGCGCGCCGAGCCCGTCGAGCAGCGTGACGGCTCGGTCGAAGTGAGCCGCCACGCGCGTGCTGTCGCCTGCTCTGGCGGCGGCGGTGACGAACTCGGCGAGCGGGAGCAGGGTGAACATGTCGAACTGCGCGTGGAGGATGCCTTCGCGCGCTCGACGCCAGGTGGCGACCATCGTCGCCTTGTCCTCGTACCGTCTTGCCAGCGCGACGTCTATCGCGTCGTACACCAGGCGGTCCCGAGGGCTGAGGGGACGACCGGATGTGCGCACGGCGTCGAGACCGCTCATGACCTCGTGCGGCCGCTCGCGCTGCAGGGCCACCCAGGATCGCCAGAGCACGAGCCGATCGCGTGCCCACGGACCGCCGTGCCCGCCCTCGACGGCGTCCTGGAGAATCGCGTGGCTGACGTCGAGCTCACCGAGGTTGATCGCGGTCAGAGCGGCGATGACGGCCGGGAGCTCGGGGATCGGTGCGCCTGTCGCCGAGGCTGTGTACATCTCGCTGGCGCGAACGAGATCGGCGAGCCGGGGATTCGCGGGGTCCGTCAGCGTCGACCGCAGACCTCGGACGACGAGCTCCAACGAGACATCCAGCGTGGTGGGGATGCCGATTGCTCCCGGTCGGGCCGGAGCCGGTGCCGGGTCGGGCAGGCACCGGAGCGGATCGGCCGCGCCGAGGGCGGCTATGGCGGCTCTCGCCTGCTGGGCGGCGGTCAGCGGGGGAGTCGCCGCAGCGTAGATCGCGTTCGCCGTCTCCATCGCACCCCGGGCGGCCCAGATGGCGGCAGCGGTGTCGATCGCATGTTCGCGATCCTCGTCTCCCTCCGGCGCCGGACCGCTGTCCAGCAGTCGGGCCGCATGGTCTATCTCCCCCAGCGCCCAGGACGCCCCGGCACGTCGCACGGCGACGGTGGCGGCATCCGCCCCGCATTCGCCGGCGCGCCGGAACAGCTCGCGCGCCCGCGACGGTGCCGAGTCCGCGATGGCGTCGCCTTCGCGCAGGAGCGCCTCGGCGCGTCGTGGGTCCGGCGCCCGTGAGAAGTCCGGAGTCCACGAGCGGCTTCCGGACGCCTCGTCGATGACCCCGGCGTCGACGAGGCGGTCGAGTGGCGTCGTCGCGCGTACGGCCTGGCGCACGACGGGGACCACCTCGCCGTTGCGGAGGAGCAGTCCCTCCGCGTGCCCGGCCAGGAGGTGGTCGCGCAACTCCGGTGCGAGCGGCGTCGTGAATCCGGTCGGTCGGAGGCTGAGCGTCTCGATCGCGGCACGGACCTCGGGATCGAGGCTCAGCATCCGATGCGCGATGACGTCGCCGAGCGCGTCCTCTATCGCGTGGTGATCGGGGTCTGCCGCGCACGGCTGCCCGTCGTGGATGGCGAACGCCTCGCAGGCAAGCCACGTCGTGCCGCCCGTCATTGCGAGGATGCCTTCGCTGCACGCGGCGTCGAGCGAGTCGTGGTTCTCGTGGTCGAGGTCGCCGGCGGTGACGTGACCCAGGACGATCGTGGGCTGCGAATGCTCGAGTGAGAGGGCCAGTTCGTGCAGCGGATCCGTTTCCGGCCACGGCCGACGAGCGAGGACGATGCTCGAGTCGGGGTCGGCGACCCGGTCGGTGATCCGCGACACCGCCGCCTGGTCGAGGAGCTGGGCATCGTCGATGAGGACCACCGTGGTCGCCGGCACATCGACGAGCGGAGATCGCGGACTCAGGAGCAGCGTCTCTCGTCCACTGTCGGCGAGCGATCGCCGGATGCGCCTGAGCAACGACGTCTTGCCTGATCCGGCCGGTCCGACGACAAGCCCTCGGGTCGGCTGGTCGGCGGTGGCGATCATCCTCTCGACGTGGGCGAGGGCGAGTCGTGTCCACCTCACGGGGTTGGCGAGCGGCAGATCGGACTGCGGGTGCGTCGTCGACATGAGTGTTCGCGGTGATCGGCGTCAGAGGGCGGTAGCGGTCGCGTCACCCGGCAGAACGTCGGGCGGGGGCTCGGTTTCGTGCGCGGGCCCGGTGTCTGCGGGAGACGCCTGCGTGTCGTCCGGAGGCGCGTCGGGAGTGGGGTCGGCGGGTGGAGGATCCGGCGTGTCGTCCGGCGTCGGGTCGGCGGCGGCCGGGTCAGGCGGCGCGTCCGGAGACGTCGCCGCCGGAGTAGGCGCGGGCTCGGGGAGCGACGGTTCGGCCGCGGGCTCTGTCGACGCCGGTTCCGGATCGAGCACGGCCGGCGCCGGCTCGGGGGCGGGGTCGCTCGGCCCCCGAGGTTCGGCGATTTCGCCGCCTGTGGCCGGCTTCGGCGCGGGCCGGGGAGCGCTCGCCGTCGGCGGCGGAGTCTGCTCCCGGGCGGGCGTCGCGGCGACCGTCCGACGTCCTGCCGACGGCGTCGCGCCACCGCTGGTCCGCCCTGTGGCGGGAGGTCGTTCCGTGAGATCATCGGCGACCCGGCTCCGCCCGGGCGCCGGGTACGGCAGCGCACCGGGTGATGCATCGGGCGGCGCGTCCAGGGCGCCCGTCTCGTACTCGCCGAGTTCCGAGCGGTCCGCAATGCCGAGCCCGGCGCTCGCCCCGGGCGGGCCGGTCGAAGCATCTGACGCCGACGCCAGATCAGCCCGGGTCGGAAGCGCCGGTATCCCCAGTGCGGTCGCGGTCGTCACGACCAGCCCGCCTGCGAGGGCGAGTGCGGTGCCCGTGGTGTACGCGGATGCGGGCACGCGTCGGAACCATCTCCGACGTGACGCACCGGTGTCGGCGGGCGCAGTCTCCTCGACGGCCGCGACGGCGACGACCTCGTCGACGGCGGGTTCGCCGACAAGCCGGCGCTCCGCGGCGATGCGGGCTGCGCCGAGCGCCGCGATCGCCTTCGGATCGGCATCGACGGCGATCGGACGATCGAAGCGCTCGGACAGAAGCTGCGCCACGCGGGGGATCCGGGACGAACCGCCGATCAGGAGAATCGCATCGATCTCCTCGCCGTCGAGGCCGGTGCTCTCCAGGGCCTGGGCGAATCGGTCGATGGTCCGTTCGATGTCCTTTTCGATCATCGCCTCGAACTCTCCCCGAGTGAGACGGACGGAGCCGTGACTGCCCTGCACGAGGACCGGGATGACCGCTTCGCCGTCGTACGAGAGCGCCTCCTTCGCATCCACGCATTCCCGGCGCAGCGCGGCGAGACCGAGGTAGGCGCTCGGGTCGCTGTCACGTATGTCGATGCCCGCCGCCGCCACGACATGCCGGAACACCGCGTCGTCGAAGTCGGCGCCGCCGAAGTCGTTCATTCCGGTCGGATCGCCCGCTGTCTCGAGCCGACCTGTCGCCGACTTGCGCATGACGACGGCGTCGAACGTTCCCCCGCCGAGATCGTAGACGGCGAGCGCGTGATGAGCGGGGAGGGGTGTCGAGTCCTCGTACTGGTGCGCAGCCGCCTCGGGAACCGAGAGCACGTCGACGTCCGGCCAGCCCTCGCGGGCGAGGGCCGCACGGATGAGGTCGCGTCTGTACTCGCCCCATGCCACCGGAACGGTGACGGCCAGAGCCGAGGGCGATGCCCCCTTCTGCGCGGTGACGGAGTCGACGACCCAGGCGATCATCCGCGCGAAGAGGTCTTCGGCCGCGAGTCGGCGATCTCCCGCGATGATCGGGACGTCGTCGCCGACTCGGCGGGAGAAGTCGCGGACGAGCCGTCCGGGATTGCCCGGGCCACGCCGCTCGGCGGCGTCGCCGAACATCACCTCCCCCTCCGCCACGAAGGCAGCGCTCGGGGCGGTATCGGCGACTCGGCCGAGACGGAACGGCATCATGAGAGCATCGCCGTTCGGCGACAGATGAGCAGTTGCTGCGGCGGTGCGACTCGTTCCCACGTCGACGGCAACACAGTACGGCGCTGTCATGGATGTCCTGCCCCCAGGGTTCGGACCTGAGCCCGACGGCTCAGGTCAGGTCTACCACCTCGCGCCGCGCTTGGCGAGAGGGGTGGGCACGCCTGAGAGGAGGCGCGGGCTCAGGTCCTGATACCTCTGCCCGCGAGATTTCCCGCCGCTCGCGCGACTGCGCCACACGGCGTCATGCGGCTGGCACTCACGTTGCGAGAGTGCCAGCGCATCCCTAGACTTGTCGTTAGCACTCTCAGCATGCGGGTGCTAACGAGTCTTCAGTCTCAAGGAAAGAAGAGGTAGACCGTGTCGGTTTCCATCAAGCCGCTCGAGGACCGCATCGTCATCAAGCAGGTCGAGGCCGAGCAGACCACCGCGAGTGGCCTCGTCATCCCCGACACCGCCAAGGAGAAGCCCCAGGAGGGTGAAGTCGTCGCCGTCGGCCCCGGCCGCATCGACGACAACGGCAACCGCGTCCCGCTCGACGTCGCCGTCGGCGACCGCGTGCTCTACAGCAAGTACGGCGGGACCGAGGTCAAGTTCGGCGCCGACGAGTTCCTCGTCCTGTCCGCTCGCGACGTCCTGGCGGTCGTCGTCCGCTGACGCGGCGCACATCGCGTACCGAGAGGGTCGGATGCTTCGGCATCCGACCCTCTCGTCGTCTGCGGTGGCAGAGATCGCGCGAAGGTCGGCAGTCGGCGGATGCTCCGGCCCCGTCCGACGGCCGGAGGGTGCCGGTCCCCGTCCTAGGCTGGGACGGTGAGCCGCGACGATTCCTCCCCCGCCGGACACGAGTCCGACGGGGCGACCGACCTCGGCACGGCCGCGACGAACACCGCGGGGATCGCGGTGGATCCGGCGGCGGCCCACCGCGCGCAGCTCGCCCGCGAGCACACCCTCGGCGGCGTGTACGCGTTCACCGCGTACCTCCTCTGGGGCTTCCTCCCGCTGTACTTCCTGCTCCTGATGCCGATCGGGCCGTTCGAGCTGGTCGCGTGGCGCATCCTCCTGTCGCTGGTGTTCTGCGCGCTGCTGCTGACGGTGACGCGCGGGTGGTCGCGCATCGCCGCGATCTTCCGGCAGCCGCGCCTTCTCGGGCTGACGGCCGTCGCCGGCGGGCTGATCTACATCAACTGGCAGGTCTTCATCCTGGGCGCCCTCACCGGGCATGTGATCGAGACGAGCCTCGGCTACTTCATCAATCCGATCGCGACCGTGCTCCTCGCCGTGCTCGTGCTGCGCGAGCGGCTGCGAGCCACCCAGTGGGTCGCGATCGGCATCGCCACCCTCGCGGTGCTCGTCATCATCGTCGGGTACGGCTCGTTCCCGTGGATCGCCCTGACCCTCGCGGCGAGCTTCAGCCTCTACGGGCTGGTCAAGAAGCGCGTCGGCCCGTCGGTGGATGCGGTGAGCGGACTGACGCTGGAGTCCCTGTGGCTCGTCCCGATCGCCGGCGTGATCCTCATCGTCGTGAACGCGACGACCGGCCTCGTGTTCGGGTCGGAAGGGACGCTCCACACCGTTCTGCTCAGTCTCGTCGGCGTGGTCACGGCGATCCCGCTGCTGTTCTTCGCGGCCGGCGCCCGCCGCGCGTCGCTCACCCTCATCGGACTGCTGCAGTTCGTCGCGCCGATCTTGCAGTTCACGATCGGCGCATGGCTCCTGCAGGAGCCGATGCCGGTCGAGCGCTGGATCGGCTTCGGCCTGGTGTGGCTTGCGCTCATCGTGCTCACGGTCGATTCCGTCGTCCACGCCCGCCGCACCCGCGTGGCGGCGGTGGCCGCGGCGACCGCGTCCGTCTGAGCGCAGCGCCCCCGCCGGGAAGACGACCCGGGTGAGCCGGACGTCGAACCGACGGGGGGCGATCGTGCGAGCGCGGCCTCAGCGCACCAGGCGGGCGATGGCCTGCGTGGCCTCGGTGATCTTGGCGTCCGCCTCGGGGCCGCCGAGGCGCGCGGCATCCACCACGCAGTGCCTCAGGTGATCGTCGAGCAGTCCCACCGCGACAGCCTCCAGGGCGCTCGTCAGCGCGCTGATCTGCGTGAGGATGTCGATGCAGTACTTCTCGTCCTCGACCATCTTGTGGATGCCGCGGGCCTGCCCCTCGATCCGCTTGAGGCGGTTGAGGTACTTGTCCTTGTCGGTGATGTAGCCATGGTGACTGTGGTCGTCGACGACCGCGACGGTCGACGCGAGGTCCTCATCGTGCATGGTGTTCATTGTGCACCTCCGGGTGCGGGGCCGGCTGCGCGGCGGCGGACGGGATTGCGGCGGCCGCGGCTCCGCCGGCGTGACTGCGGAACGACCGCAGCCGCAGGCTGTTGCCGACGACGAAGACGCTCGACAGCGCCATCGCGGCGCCGGCGATCATCGGGTTGAGAAGGCCCAGCGCCGCGAGCGGGATGGCCGCGACGTTGTACGCGAAGGCCCAGAACAGGTTGACCTTGATCGTGCCGAGAGTCGCCCGCGAGAGCCGGATGGCGTCGGCGGCGCTGCGCAGGTCGCCACGGACGAGGGTGATGTCGGACGCCTCGATCGCGGCATCCGTCCCCGTGCCCATCGCGAGGCCCAGGTCGGCCTGTGCGAGTGCGGCCGCGTCGTTGACGCCGTCGCCCACCATCGCGACCACACGGCCTTCGGCCTGGAGCTCCGTGATCACGGCCACCTTGTCCTGCGGCAGCACCTCGGCGATCACCCGGTCGATGCCGACCTCGTCGGCGACGGTGCGAGCGACCGCGGCGTTGTCGCCCGTGAGCAGGACCGTCTTGAGCCCGAGGGTGCGCAGCTGCGCCACCGCCTCCGGGCTTGTCGGCTTGACCTGGTCGGCGACGACGAGGACGCCGCGCGCTTCTCCGTCCCACGCCACGAGCACGGCGGTGCGCCCCTCGGTCTCGGCCAGTCGCTTCGCGGCGGCGAGCTCGGGGCCCAGGTGCAGCGCCCAGTCGGCGAGCAGCGCCTCGCGTCCGACGAGCACGGCGTGCCCGTCGACGACGCCCGAGACGCCCTTGCCAGGCACGTTCTGGAACGACTCGACGGGGGCGAGAACGCGCACTTCCGCAGCGGCTCCGCGCGCGACCGCCTGGGCGATCGGGTGCTCGGACGCATGCTCGAGAGCGCCGGCGAGACGCAGGACATCGGCCCGGGCGGTGCCGGCCGCGACGGCGACATCGATGAGCGCCATGCGGCCGGTGGTGACCGTGCCCGTCTTGTCGAGGACGATGGTGTCGACGGTGC from Microbacterium sulfonylureivorans includes these protein-coding regions:
- a CDS encoding Hsp70 family protein; the encoded protein is MPFRLGRVADTAPSAAFVAEGEVMFGDAAERRGPGNPGRLVRDFSRRVGDDVPIIAGDRRLAAEDLFARMIAWVVDSVTAQKGASPSALAVTVPVAWGEYRRDLIRAALAREGWPDVDVLSVPEAAAHQYEDSTPLPAHHALAVYDLGGGTFDAVVMRKSATGRLETAGDPTGMNDFGGADFDDAVFRHVVAAAGIDIRDSDPSAYLGLAALRRECVDAKEALSYDGEAVIPVLVQGSHGSVRLTRGEFEAMIEKDIERTIDRFAQALESTGLDGEEIDAILLIGGSSRIPRVAQLLSERFDRPIAVDADPKAIAALGAARIAAERRLVGEPAVDEVVAVAAVEETAPADTGASRRRWFRRVPASAYTTGTALALAGGLVVTTATALGIPALPTRADLASASDASTGPPGASAGLGIADRSELGEYETGALDAPPDASPGALPYPAPGRSRVADDLTERPPATGRTSGGATPSAGRRTVAATPAREQTPPPTASAPRPAPKPATGGEIAEPRGPSDPAPEPAPAVLDPEPASTEPAAEPSLPEPAPTPAATSPDAPPDPAAADPTPDDTPDPPPADPTPDAPPDDTQASPADTGPAHETEPPPDVLPGDATATAL
- a CDS encoding IniB N-terminal domain-containing protein, encoding MSVTLATIAEALIEFILSLLRDPDAAAEFEDDPHGALSARGLSHVSAADVAAVTPVIVERTTVVPHSNPHGGSNQAQPSSDPVVREINNVVQNFAWIDDSDTIVDQSVNQNIWADGDVTQVFDQEAVVASGDEAIAAGEDVSIEQTEDNSTTITAGNDAVVGNETTETVVEDSYNETTDTSTTTDASTDVVVEESFTDESTTVAVEDSFTDTSTAEPAEPAETAEDVSYDSSATTYTETAAEADANAAFETTETAIVVEPTSDDEF
- a CDS encoding helix-turn-helix transcriptional regulator → MSTTHPQSDLPLANPVRWTRLALAHVERMIATADQPTRGLVVGPAGSGKTSLLRRIRRSLADSGRETLLLSPRSPLVDVPATTVVLIDDAQLLDQAAVSRITDRVADPDSSIVLARRPWPETDPLHELALSLEHSQPTIVLGHVTAGDLDHENHDSLDAACSEGILAMTGGTTWLACEAFAIHDGQPCAADPDHHAIEDALGDVIAHRMLSLDPEVRAAIETLSLRPTGFTTPLAPELRDHLLAGHAEGLLLRNGEVVPVVRQAVRATTPLDRLVDAGVIDEASGSRSWTPDFSRAPDPRRAEALLREGDAIADSAPSRARELFRRAGECGADAATVAVRRAGASWALGEIDHAARLLDSGPAPEGDEDREHAIDTAAAIWAARGAMETANAIYAAATPPLTAAQQARAAIAALGAADPLRCLPDPAPAPARPGAIGIPTTLDVSLELVVRGLRSTLTDPANPRLADLVRASEMYTASATGAPIPELPAVIAALTAINLGELDVSHAILQDAVEGGHGGPWARDRLVLWRSWVALQRERPHEVMSGLDAVRTSGRPLSPRDRLVYDAIDVALARRYEDKATMVATWRRAREGILHAQFDMFTLLPLAEFVTAAARAGDSTRVAAHFDRAVTLLDGLGAPPLWSAHLHWAGIQRGILANSPDALRPHARALVAVAPQSRLASRMAQAGRVWTSVLAGTVDPDAVEEAALGLADVGLAWDGARLAGHGAGRSDDRRDITRLLACARRLHPRDDTADARDDLSTASTPQGHGGDAVLSAREREVALLVLQGKTYSEIGMSIFISPRTAEHHIARIRRRLGATSRSDLIAKLRLVFEDASAPQEPIHAGRDIA
- a CDS encoding metal-sensitive transcriptional regulator, with protein sequence MHDEDLASTVAVVDDHSHHGYITDKDKYLNRLKRIEGQARGIHKMVEDEKYCIDILTQISALTSALEAVAVGLLDDHLRHCVVDAARLGGPEADAKITEATQAIARLVR
- the rarD gene encoding EamA family transporter RarD, with product MDPAAAHRAQLAREHTLGGVYAFTAYLLWGFLPLYFLLLMPIGPFELVAWRILLSLVFCALLLTVTRGWSRIAAIFRQPRLLGLTAVAGGLIYINWQVFILGALTGHVIETSLGYFINPIATVLLAVLVLRERLRATQWVAIGIATLAVLVIIVGYGSFPWIALTLAASFSLYGLVKKRVGPSVDAVSGLTLESLWLVPIAGVILIVVNATTGLVFGSEGTLHTVLLSLVGVVTAIPLLFFAAGARRASLTLIGLLQFVAPILQFTIGAWLLQEPMPVERWIGFGLVWLALIVLTVDSVVHARRTRVAAVAAATASV
- the groES gene encoding co-chaperone GroES — translated: MSVSIKPLEDRIVIKQVEAEQTTASGLVIPDTAKEKPQEGEVVAVGPGRIDDNGNRVPLDVAVGDRVLYSKYGGTEVKFGADEFLVLSARDVLAVVVR